A genomic segment from Bradyrhizobium sp. CB1015 encodes:
- a CDS encoding helix-turn-helix domain-containing protein: MNTRPKGTPLSGGNDAPGETGVARQAAEFAAAFGRLIQAERKRQGLRQDELAMVGGTGKRFIVDLEAGKSTCQLGRSLRVANVLGLRIEDVLKDAQARRANTSETPDIPDSDEEEPHGPSSRLL; encoded by the coding sequence ATGAACACGCGTCCAAAGGGCACTCCCCTCTCAGGCGGAAACGACGCTCCTGGCGAGACCGGTGTCGCGCGCCAAGCCGCCGAGTTCGCTGCAGCATTCGGTCGCCTCATCCAGGCAGAACGCAAACGCCAGGGCCTCCGGCAGGACGAGCTGGCCATGGTGGGCGGGACAGGAAAGCGCTTCATCGTTGACCTCGAGGCCGGAAAAAGCACGTGTCAGCTCGGGCGCAGCCTGCGCGTGGCAAACGTGCTCGGGCTGCGCATCGAGGATGTTCTCAAGGATGCCCAAGCCCGCCGCGCGAACACTTCCGAGACACCGGACATTCCCGACAGCGACGAGGAGGAGCCTCATGGACCGTCTTCCCGTCTACTTTGA
- the istA gene encoding IS21 family transposase, which yields MRRVRDVIRMKAAGLPSREIARRMGAAPSTVRLTIRRFEAAGLSWPLPDELTDAALEARLFAKTGNGNRQGHRRIAEPDWAAVHRELKRKHVTLSILWEEYIGAEPGGYRYSRFCELYRAWEGRLSVTMRQAHAAGDKLFVDYAGDGVPVVVDRLTGERRTAQIFVAVLGASSFTYAQATWTQGLADWISAHVGAFAAIGGVPALLVPDNTKVAVIKASLYDPQINRTYAEMAAHYGTAVLPARPRKPRDKAKVEQAVLIIERWLLGRLRHRVFYSLAEVNAAIGELLTRLNEERPIRRLGVTRRRLLEEIDRPALKPLPASPYVLAEWRIRRVSLDYHVEVEKHYYSVPHRFARAEVEVRFTARTVEIFHKGERIAAHQRMSGNHKHTTVPEHMASSHRRYAGWTIGRIRQDAAAIGPATSALCDLILDERSHPEQGFRACLGILRLAASYGRERLDAAAARAIDIGARTYGSVKSILANNLDRRPAHQRSADDAPILHANIRGPRYYN from the coding sequence ATGCGCCGTGTGCGCGATGTGATCAGGATGAAGGCGGCTGGGCTGCCGAGCCGCGAGATTGCTCGGCGGATGGGCGCGGCGCCCTCGACAGTGCGGCTGACCATCCGGCGATTCGAGGCCGCAGGCCTGAGCTGGCCGTTGCCCGACGAACTCACGGACGCGGCCCTGGAGGCCCGCCTGTTCGCCAAGACCGGCAACGGTAACCGGCAGGGTCATCGCCGCATCGCCGAGCCCGACTGGGCGGCGGTGCACCGCGAGCTCAAGCGCAAGCATGTGACGCTGTCGATCCTGTGGGAGGAGTACATCGGCGCCGAGCCCGGCGGATACCGGTACTCGCGCTTCTGCGAGCTTTACCGCGCCTGGGAGGGACGCCTGTCGGTGACGATGCGCCAGGCGCACGCGGCCGGCGACAAGCTGTTCGTCGACTACGCGGGCGACGGCGTGCCGGTGGTGGTCGACCGCCTCACCGGCGAGCGGAGGACGGCGCAGATCTTCGTCGCCGTGCTCGGCGCCTCAAGCTTCACCTACGCGCAGGCGACGTGGACGCAGGGGCTCGCCGACTGGATCAGCGCCCATGTTGGCGCCTTCGCGGCGATCGGCGGCGTCCCGGCGCTCTTGGTGCCTGACAACACCAAAGTCGCAGTCATCAAGGCGAGCCTCTACGACCCGCAGATCAATCGCACCTATGCGGAGATGGCCGCGCATTACGGCACGGCCGTCTTGCCGGCGCGACCTCGCAAGCCGCGCGACAAGGCCAAGGTCGAGCAGGCCGTCCTCATCATCGAGCGCTGGCTGCTCGGCCGCCTGCGCCACCGCGTCTTCTACAGCCTCGCCGAGGTCAACGCAGCGATCGGCGAGTTGCTCACCAGGCTCAACGAGGAGCGGCCGATCCGGCGGCTCGGCGTGACGCGCCGCCGGCTGCTCGAGGAGATCGACCGGCCGGCGCTCAAGCCGTTGCCGGCGAGCCCCTACGTGCTCGCCGAGTGGCGGATCCGCCGCGTCAGCCTCGACTACCACGTCGAGGTGGAGAAGCATTATTACAGCGTTCCGCATCGCTTCGCGCGTGCCGAGGTCGAGGTGCGGTTCACCGCCCGCACCGTCGAGATCTTCCACAAGGGCGAGCGGATTGCCGCGCATCAGCGCATGAGTGGCAATCACAAGCACACCACCGTGCCGGAGCACATGGCCTCCAGCCATCGGCGCTACGCCGGCTGGACTATCGGGCGTATCCGTCAGGACGCCGCCGCGATCGGGCCGGCAACCAGCGCATTGTGCGACCTCATTCTCGACGAGCGCTCGCACCCCGAACAAGGCTTCCGCGCCTGCCTCGGCATCCTCAGGCTCGCCGCCTCCTATGGGCGCGAACGGCTGGACGCGGCGGCTGCGCGGGCGATCGACATCGGCGCGCGCACCTATGGCTCGGTCAAGTCGATCCTCGCCAACAATCTCGATCGGCGTCCCGCTCACCAGCGCTCCGCGGACGATGCGCCGATCCTGCATGCCAACATCCGCGGACCGCGCTACTACAATTAG
- a CDS encoding type II toxin-antitoxin system HipA family toxin: MDRLPVYFETREVGWITTADEASGFTYAESWRGLTGAFPVSLTMPLSRASHDASAILSWAANLLPENATLGIVGHMLGKSPADVIGLLAEMGRDTAGALSVGQPGTGLIAGKWREIPDKAALERILNELPHKPFLVGEDGVSMSLAGVQTKLAVALDGDTLYIPIDGAPSTHIIKPDGERLPGAVQNEAFCLTLARMIGIPTPKVTTGTAGERSYLLVERYDRRHDGKRWRRLHQEDFCQALGRPPAAKYQNNDRGLKGPSLADMVGVTQRHMTAQETARFVDLAIFNPMVWNTDSHAKNYSLMLSARGAAMVPGYDIICAAPYPKITRNMAQKIGGQKQADQLGRNHWERFAIDCKLSPTQTIRRVSEIAQAVTHHAMVAKAEVEAMPARGDPVLDTVVEAVISRARGYLDRLKQTEPAPKGAAALSS, encoded by the coding sequence ATGGACCGTCTTCCCGTCTACTTTGAGACGCGAGAGGTCGGCTGGATCACGACCGCCGACGAAGCGTCAGGCTTCACCTATGCCGAATCCTGGCGCGGGCTGACCGGCGCCTTCCCTGTGTCGCTCACCATGCCGCTCTCGCGGGCGTCGCACGATGCCTCGGCAATTCTGTCATGGGCGGCAAATCTGCTGCCGGAGAACGCAACTCTCGGGATCGTAGGTCATATGCTCGGCAAGTCGCCGGCCGATGTCATCGGCCTTCTTGCCGAGATGGGCCGCGACACCGCCGGCGCGCTCTCCGTCGGACAGCCGGGCACCGGGCTGATCGCCGGAAAATGGCGAGAGATCCCCGACAAGGCCGCGCTCGAGCGCATCCTCAATGAGCTACCCCACAAGCCCTTCCTCGTCGGCGAAGATGGCGTGTCGATGTCGCTTGCCGGTGTGCAGACGAAGCTCGCCGTCGCTCTGGATGGCGACACCCTGTACATACCGATCGACGGCGCGCCATCGACCCACATCATCAAGCCCGATGGCGAGCGCTTGCCTGGCGCCGTCCAGAACGAGGCATTCTGCCTGACGCTCGCGCGCATGATCGGAATCCCGACGCCGAAGGTGACGACCGGGACGGCAGGCGAACGTAGCTACCTGCTGGTTGAGCGCTATGACCGCCGTCATGACGGCAAGAGGTGGCGGCGGCTGCATCAGGAGGACTTCTGCCAAGCCCTGGGCCGACCGCCAGCTGCCAAGTACCAGAACAACGATAGAGGCCTAAAAGGACCATCATTGGCCGACATGGTCGGCGTGACCCAGCGCCACATGACAGCACAGGAGACCGCTCGCTTCGTCGACCTTGCCATCTTCAATCCAATGGTGTGGAACACGGATTCCCATGCCAAAAATTACTCGCTGATGCTATCGGCGCGCGGCGCCGCCATGGTGCCAGGCTACGACATCATCTGTGCGGCGCCATATCCGAAGATCACACGCAACATGGCGCAGAAGATCGGCGGGCAGAAGCAGGCTGATCAGCTTGGACGAAACCACTGGGAGCGCTTCGCCATCGACTGCAAGCTCTCTCCAACACAGACGATCCGTCGCGTCTCCGAGATTGCTCAGGCCGTGACGCACCACGCAATGGTGGCCAAGGCCGAAGTCGAAGCCATGCCTGCCCGCGGCGATCCCGTCCTGGACACGGTCGTCGAGGCGGTGATTTCGCGCGCACGCGGCTACCTAGATCGCCTGAAGCAAACGGAGCCAGCGCCGAAAGGCGCAGCAGCCCTATCGTCCTAG
- the istB gene encoding IS21-like element helper ATPase IstB, translating to MLTHPTLDRLNALGLHGMAKAFADIEAAGEAGSLSHAEWLALLLEREASLRHDKRLATRLRYAKLRQQACVEDIDYRTPRGLDRPLFAKLVEGRWIDDHVNLLICGPAGVGKSWLASALGHKACRDNRSVLYQRVPRLFDDLALARGDGRHPRLLRSLGRVDLLILDDWGLEPLDAGARHDLLEILEDRYGHRSTIVTSQLPVDQWHLLIGDPTYADAVLDRLVHNAHRLDLTGESLRRTRQSARKT from the coding sequence TTGCTCACCCATCCGACCCTCGACCGCCTCAACGCCCTCGGCCTCCACGGCATGGCCAAGGCCTTCGCCGACATTGAAGCCGCCGGTGAGGCTGGCAGCCTCAGTCACGCCGAATGGCTTGCTCTGCTGCTCGAACGTGAAGCCTCGCTGCGGCACGACAAACGGCTCGCCACTCGCCTGCGCTACGCCAAGCTGCGCCAGCAGGCATGCGTCGAGGACATCGACTATCGCACCCCGCGCGGTCTCGACCGCCCGCTGTTCGCCAAGCTTGTCGAGGGCCGTTGGATCGACGACCACGTCAATCTCCTGATCTGCGGCCCGGCAGGCGTCGGCAAGAGTTGGCTCGCCTCGGCGCTCGGCCACAAGGCCTGTCGCGACAATCGCTCCGTGCTCTATCAGCGCGTCCCGCGCCTGTTCGACGATCTGGCGCTCGCCCGCGGCGACGGTCGTCACCCACGCCTGTTGCGCAGCCTTGGCCGTGTCGATCTGCTGATCCTCGACGATTGGGGGCTCGAGCCGCTCGATGCCGGCGCCCGTCACGACCTCCTGGAAATCCTCGAAGATCGCTACGGTCATCGCTCCACCATCGTCACCAGCCAGCTCCCCGTGGACCAGTGGCATCTGCTCATTGGAGATCCCACCTATGCCGACGCCGTGCTCGATCGCCTCGTCCACAATGCCCATCGGCTCGACCTCACCGGTGAGAGCCTGCGCCGAACCCGGCAATCCGCCCGAAAGACCTGA